A genomic stretch from Helianthus annuus cultivar XRQ/B chromosome 1, HanXRQr2.0-SUNRISE, whole genome shotgun sequence includes:
- the LOC110944637 gene encoding oxygen-evolving enhancer protein 3-2, chloroplastic — MAQSVSSMAGLRGSSLAALEGSLQLNGSTRLTTTGNGRVGVARTGLVVRAQQVHGESETSRRAMLGLIATGLASGSFVQAVLADAKPIKLGPPPPPSGGLPGTLNSDQARDLDLPLKNRFYLQPLSPTEAAARAKESAKEILNVKEFIDKKAWPYVQNDLRLRSEYLRFDLNTVIAAKPKDEKKQLKDLTGKLFQDMADLDYAAKIKSSADAEKSYAAAVSSLNDVLSKLG, encoded by the exons ATGGCTCAATCGGTGTCATCAATGGCAGGGCTACGTGGTTCCTCTCTAGCTGCCTTAGAGGGTAGTCTCCAGCTCAATGGCTCGACCCGTTTGACCACGACTGGAAATGGCCGTGTTGGTGTTGCACGGACTGGGCTAGTTGTTAGAGCCCAACAGGTACATGGAGAAAGTGAGACTAGCCGTAGAGCTATGTTGGGGCTCATTGCCACTGGACTAGCCTCAGGTTCTTTCGTTCAGGCTGTGCTTGCCGATGCTAAGCCTATCAAGCTCGGCCCACCTCCACCACCCTCCGGCGGACTTC CGGGAACACTAAACTCCGATCAGGCTAGGGACCTCGATTTGCCGTTAAAGAACCGGTTCTACCTCCAGCCATTGTCGCCAACGGAGGCTGCAGCTCGTGCAAAAGAATCAGCAAAAGAGATACTAAATGTTAAAGAGTTCATTGACAAAAAGGCATGGCCATATGTCCAGAACGATCTTCGTTTGAGGTCAGAATACCTTCGTTTTGACCTCAATACCGTCATTGCCGCTAAGCCAAAGGACGAGAAGAAACAACTCAAAGATCTCACCGGAAAGCTTTTCCAAGACATGGCAGAT CTTGACTATGCGGCAAAGATCAAAAGCTCGGCTGATGCAGAGAAGAGTTACGCTGCAGCTGTATCTAGTCTTAATGATGTTCTTTCGAAACTGGGTTAA